One segment of Natronosalvus halobius DNA contains the following:
- a CDS encoding tyrosine-type recombinase/integrase, producing MIDSNERNTDNGQLEWIESVSNELVEQLRADIVKSGESLEPITPSEALDEFIDEKERSDELAEATILSYKSRLKFFIKWCSANNIGDMNDVTGRQLQAYRMWREEGLSIKSKNTQQKTLRQFIRFCGTIEAVPTDLWKKVKVPSVNKEDEVRDEQVTGERAEEILSYLSKYHYASREHVVWMLLLEGGHRRGTIHALDKDDYYPDAEVPCLDLRHRPEEGTPLKNGDASERKVSISPDVCEVLDDYIADRRIEVADEHGREPLITSSLGRLSKSTIQKYIYKWTRPCATSGKCPHGKTVEECSAAQNVDEASKCPSSRSSHPVRRGYITHCLSKGVQTEVLTGRCDVTRNTLEKHYDARTEEEKMKLRNQILGEVLGNGSRFGESGSTARPTSD from the coding sequence GTGATTGATAGTAATGAACGAAACACCGACAATGGCCAACTAGAATGGATTGAGAGTGTCAGCAATGAGCTAGTCGAACAGCTGAGGGCGGACATAGTGAAAAGCGGAGAATCACTGGAGCCAATTACACCGTCAGAAGCTTTAGACGAATTCATAGATGAAAAAGAGAGGAGTGATGAACTGGCAGAGGCGACGATACTTTCGTACAAAAGCCGTTTAAAATTCTTCATTAAGTGGTGTAGTGCAAATAATATAGGTGATATGAATGATGTTACAGGCAGGCAATTACAGGCTTATCGAATGTGGCGAGAAGAGGGGTTGAGCATAAAGAGTAAAAATACTCAGCAAAAGACTCTCCGCCAGTTTATCAGGTTCTGTGGGACAATTGAAGCGGTTCCGACAGACTTGTGGAAAAAAGTGAAAGTACCATCTGTCAACAAAGAAGACGAGGTCCGCGATGAGCAGGTAACTGGGGAGCGTGCAGAAGAAATCCTCAGCTACCTATCAAAATATCATTATGCCTCACGTGAGCACGTTGTTTGGATGTTGCTTCTTGAGGGTGGCCATCGACGAGGGACTATACATGCTCTCGATAAAGACGACTATTATCCTGATGCCGAGGTACCCTGTCTCGATTTGAGACACCGTCCAGAGGAAGGAACACCGCTCAAGAACGGAGACGCATCAGAACGTAAAGTAAGCATCTCCCCAGACGTCTGTGAGGTTCTTGATGATTACATTGCTGACAGACGTATCGAAGTTGCAGATGAACACGGGAGAGAGCCGCTTATTACCTCATCATTGGGGCGTCTATCCAAATCAACCATACAGAAGTACATATACAAATGGACTCGACCATGCGCGACCTCGGGTAAATGCCCACATGGAAAGACCGTCGAGGAATGCTCTGCTGCCCAAAATGTGGATGAAGCTTCGAAATGCCCCTCATCACGCAGCTCTCATCCTGTACGACGTGGGTACATTACCCATTGCCTCAGTAAAGGCGTACAAACAGAGGTTCTGACTGGCCGATGTGATGTGACACGTAATACTCTGGAGAAACACTACGATGCACGGACGGAGGAAGAAAAGATGAAACTGCGAAATCAAATACTGGGGGAAGTGCTCGGCAATGGGTCCAGGTTTGGTGAATCGGGCTCAACTGCGCGACCGACGTCCGATTAA
- a CDS encoding DUF2073 domain-containing protein, with amino-acid sequence MPEATKADDDRHDGVQIDLISGERMEGLASMEKIRMILDGVHDGNIVILEEGLTPDEESRLIEVTMAEISPDEFNGIEIETYPKSGTRDSSLLGRIMGNDESPKKLTVIGPANQIETLHKDETLISALVSRS; translated from the coding sequence ATGCCGGAAGCAACCAAAGCCGACGACGACCGCCACGACGGCGTCCAGATCGACCTCATCAGCGGAGAGCGCATGGAGGGTCTAGCGAGCATGGAGAAGATCCGGATGATCCTCGACGGCGTTCACGACGGTAACATCGTCATCCTCGAGGAAGGGCTCACTCCGGACGAGGAGAGTCGCCTGATCGAGGTGACGATGGCCGAGATCAGCCCGGACGAGTTCAACGGTATCGAGATCGAAACCTACCCCAAGTCCGGTACCCGCGACTCCTCGCTACTCGGTCGGATCATGGGCAACGACGAGTCGCCGAAGAAACTCACCGTCATCGGGCCGGCGAACCAGATCGAGACCCTGCACAAGGACGAGACGCTCATCAGCGCGCTCGTCTCCCGGAGCTAG
- a CDS encoding tyrosine-type recombinase/integrase gives MSLEPISPEQALELYLADRETELAVATIYSHKSRLGHFVRWCDENNITNLNILTGRKLQEFRLWRRRDGNLSKATEKTQMDTIRVFIKWLESIEGVEPDLHVKVRSPLLSREDNTRDVMLSHEDAQMVLSYLDKYAYASIKHVTVALLWQTMMRRGALRALDISDYHPTEQYLEVKHRPESETPLKNDENGERLIALSDDVCTLLDDWIEMNRPEVHDDYGRKPLLATSQGRIHYSTIQHYCYLMTRPCEYTSACPHGRTVDSCEAVEPDSASKCPSSRSPHALRRGSITANLQQDVPEKAISDRAQVSQDVLEQHYDNRSEKEKMEQRREYFSG, from the coding sequence ATGTCATTAGAACCAATCAGTCCAGAACAAGCGCTTGAACTGTACCTCGCTGACCGCGAAACGGAACTCGCCGTCGCAACGATATACTCGCACAAATCCAGACTTGGCCACTTTGTCCGTTGGTGCGATGAGAACAACATCACCAACCTCAACATCCTCACAGGACGGAAATTACAAGAGTTTCGTCTCTGGCGGCGACGCGATGGTAACCTTTCGAAAGCCACGGAGAAAACGCAGATGGATACAATTCGGGTATTCATCAAATGGCTCGAATCTATCGAAGGGGTCGAGCCAGACCTCCATGTCAAAGTGCGCTCACCCTTGCTAAGCCGTGAAGATAACACCCGAGATGTGATGCTCTCCCATGAGGATGCACAGATGGTGCTCTCTTACCTTGACAAATATGCATATGCGTCGATAAAACACGTGACTGTGGCTCTCCTCTGGCAAACAATGATGCGTCGTGGTGCTCTCCGAGCACTGGACATTAGCGACTATCACCCCACCGAACAATATCTGGAGGTCAAGCATCGACCCGAATCCGAAACACCCCTAAAAAACGACGAGAATGGAGAACGGCTTATCGCCCTGTCAGATGACGTGTGTACTCTGCTTGATGACTGGATAGAGATGAACCGCCCAGAAGTGCACGACGATTACGGTCGCAAACCACTATTGGCGACATCTCAGGGGCGCATCCATTACAGTACTATTCAGCATTATTGCTATCTGATGACTCGACCCTGCGAGTACACGAGTGCGTGTCCACATGGAAGGACAGTTGACTCATGTGAGGCTGTGGAGCCTGATTCAGCATCTAAATGCCCTAGCAGTCGGAGCCCGCATGCTCTGCGTCGAGGCTCAATCACTGCGAATCTCCAGCAAGACGTACCTGAAAAAGCGATTAGCGACCGAGCACAGGTAAGTCAAGATGTGCTCGAGCAGCACTATGATAACCGTAGTGAGAAAGAGAAAATGGAACAACGGAGAGAGTACTTTAGTGGTTGA
- a CDS encoding Era-like GTP-binding protein — protein MGLFTGLKDSISRATDRLFSEQEPKRIGIYGPPNAGKTTLANRIARDWTGDAIGTESHIPHETRRARRKEDVEIERNGKSVTIDIVDTPGVTTKVDYEEFTDEMEKDDAIRRSREATEGVAEAMHWLREDVDGVIYVLDSAEDPITQVNTMLIGIIESRDLPVLIFANKIDLPESSVKRIEDAFPQHKTVPLSAKEGENMDEVYENIAEYFG, from the coding sequence ATGGGATTGTTTACAGGACTCAAAGATAGCATCTCTCGCGCGACGGATCGGCTCTTCTCCGAGCAGGAGCCAAAGCGAATCGGCATCTACGGGCCGCCTAACGCCGGAAAAACCACGTTAGCAAACCGCATAGCTCGTGACTGGACCGGTGACGCCATCGGCACCGAAAGCCACATTCCTCACGAAACCCGGCGCGCTCGCCGGAAGGAAGACGTCGAAATCGAGCGTAACGGCAAGTCGGTGACCATCGACATCGTCGACACCCCCGGCGTGACGACGAAAGTCGACTACGAGGAGTTCACCGACGAGATGGAGAAAGACGACGCGATCAGACGCTCTCGAGAGGCCACGGAAGGGGTCGCAGAGGCCATGCACTGGCTTCGCGAGGACGTCGACGGCGTCATCTACGTACTCGACAGCGCCGAAGACCCGATTACGCAGGTCAACACGATGCTGATCGGTATCATCGAATCGCGCGACCTGCCCGTACTCATCTTCGCGAACAAGATCGACCTCCCCGAATCGAGCGTCAAGCGGATCGAGGACGCCTTCCCCCAGCACAAGACGGTCCCGCTGTCGGCGAAAGAAGGAGAGAACATGGACGAAGTGTACGAAAACATCGCGGAGTACTTCGGGTAA
- a CDS encoding OapC/ArvC family zinc-ribbon domain-containing protein, translating into MPHQCTTCGQTFPDGSKEMLSGCPNCGGNKFQFAPASSATATSSGADTDTDTRSATGGQSGGITRESESASSSDGDERGITQSGSTSGSRSESESESRSESEAGTGTGTGTGTGTVSESGSRSGSRTTSTSESTSTSESASTSMSTNRTWPRTASEPPSSEHDDVPAEFSEWPESARRPDDQDQTEKHTEQSAPRTDDSTVEAGDTPTELEGSDGDEDAAQASARSDVVSSDELPASSATNPADEKAGPDVENGRVVSEPTDDDRPSLDDLREELNEQFESIKILKPGQYELNLMELYDREEYIVSLQEDGRYVINVPDSWRDGGDSGQ; encoded by the coding sequence ATGCCACACCAGTGTACCACCTGCGGTCAGACGTTTCCCGACGGATCCAAAGAGATGCTCTCGGGATGTCCGAACTGTGGCGGCAACAAGTTCCAGTTTGCGCCGGCGTCGTCCGCCACCGCGACTTCGAGTGGGGCCGACACCGACACCGACACCAGGTCAGCCACCGGCGGTCAGTCCGGTGGTATCACGCGAGAGTCCGAGTCGGCGTCCTCGAGTGACGGTGACGAACGTGGGATTACGCAGTCAGGGTCGACGTCCGGGTCCAGATCCGAATCCGAATCCGAATCCAGATCCGAGTCTGAAGCCGGAACTGGAACTGGAACTGGAACTGGAACCGGAACCGTATCCGAGTCTGGATCCAGGTCCGGGTCCAGGACCACCTCGACATCGGAATCGACATCGACGTCGGAATCGGCGTCCACATCGATGTCGACGAACCGCACCTGGCCTCGAACCGCGAGCGAACCTCCCTCGTCCGAGCACGACGACGTGCCGGCGGAGTTCTCTGAGTGGCCCGAATCGGCACGACGACCCGACGACCAGGACCAAACGGAGAAACACACCGAGCAATCCGCGCCTCGAACGGACGACTCGACGGTCGAAGCCGGTGACACCCCCACCGAACTCGAGGGAAGCGACGGGGACGAGGACGCTGCCCAGGCGAGCGCACGGAGCGACGTCGTCTCGAGCGACGAACTCCCCGCCTCGAGTGCGACCAATCCGGCCGACGAGAAGGCAGGGCCCGACGTCGAAAACGGCCGCGTCGTCAGCGAACCGACCGACGACGACCGCCCCTCGCTCGACGACCTTCGCGAGGAACTCAACGAACAGTTCGAGAGCATCAAGATCCTCAAACCCGGCCAGTACGAACTCAACCTGATGGAACTCTACGACCGCGAGGAGTACATCGTCTCTCTGCAGGAAGACGGCCGCTACGTGATCAACGTGCCGGACTCCTGGCGCGACGGCGGCGATTCCGGGCAGTGA
- a CDS encoding AzlC family ABC transporter permease — MAPSHDHTAPADSASDSAVRFSLEGVRVGFLTCIPVALGVAGYGVAFGVVANQAGLSVAEAALMSATVVAGASQLIAVELWADPLPVTAILVTTVAVNLRYSLMGAALERWFRHLSPAQVYGSLFLMADENWALTVRDLKTGSGRGAFLLGSGIAVWTFWVASTVLGVLAGGVIGDPARYGFDFILAAVFLALAADLWEGRSTFVPWLVALATALVASSVLPGRWYILLGGLAAAALEVIRYDA; from the coding sequence ATGGCACCATCTCACGACCACACCGCACCGGCAGACTCCGCCTCCGATTCCGCCGTCAGGTTCTCTCTCGAGGGCGTCCGCGTCGGATTCTTGACCTGCATCCCGGTCGCGCTCGGGGTCGCCGGCTACGGCGTCGCCTTCGGCGTCGTCGCGAACCAGGCTGGCCTCAGCGTCGCCGAAGCCGCACTGATGAGCGCGACAGTCGTCGCCGGCGCCTCCCAGCTCATCGCAGTGGAACTCTGGGCCGATCCTCTCCCGGTGACCGCAATTCTCGTGACGACCGTCGCCGTCAACCTCCGATACTCGCTCATGGGCGCCGCCCTGGAGCGCTGGTTTCGTCACCTCTCGCCCGCCCAGGTCTACGGTAGCCTCTTCCTGATGGCCGACGAGAACTGGGCACTCACCGTTCGCGACCTGAAAACCGGGAGCGGCCGCGGCGCCTTCCTCCTCGGCAGCGGCATCGCAGTCTGGACGTTCTGGGTCGCCTCGACGGTCCTCGGCGTCCTCGCCGGGGGCGTCATCGGCGATCCGGCCAGGTACGGCTTCGACTTCATCCTCGCCGCCGTCTTCCTCGCGCTCGCGGCCGACCTGTGGGAGGGCCGGTCGACGTTCGTCCCCTGGCTCGTCGCCCTCGCCACGGCGTTGGTCGCCTCGTCGGTGCTTCCCGGTCGCTGGTACATCCTCCTCGGCGGACTCGCCGCGGCGGCCCTCGAGGTGATCCGCTACGATGCGTGA
- a CDS encoding sensor histidine kinase translates to MSSSSDSETELHTRIHQQKVVSSLGRRALETDDIDRLMHDAAATVAETLDCEYCKVLELLPSGNVFLRQGVGWQEGIVGEAEIPTDTNSQAGYTLLSEEPVVVDDLRTEERFSGPDLLTDHDVVSGISVIIGTVDDPWGILGLHTTDEIAFTDHDVDFVQSVANLLAAAIERHTYQDELEETVAELQELNTRLEKFASMLAHELRNPVTIGQIYAQHLPEEAAPKAVENVVESFDRIENMIDVMLVLTRRGDAVGKRAPVSLAEMARDVWDDVETREATLVVDVDLVIEADEVYVRHLFRNLFENAIRHGGSDVIIEVGTVADGFYVADDGDGIPPEDREMVFKPGFTTTADRDGTGLGLAFVDRLAGVYGWERRLIESDAGGARFEFRDVAVSDQSG, encoded by the coding sequence ATGAGTTCATCGTCCGACTCAGAGACGGAGCTTCACACCCGCATTCATCAGCAGAAAGTCGTTTCTTCGCTGGGAAGGCGGGCTCTCGAGACGGACGACATCGATCGACTCATGCACGACGCGGCGGCGACGGTCGCGGAGACGCTCGACTGCGAGTACTGCAAAGTGCTCGAGTTGCTCCCCTCCGGGAACGTCTTCCTTCGACAGGGGGTCGGCTGGCAGGAGGGGATCGTCGGGGAGGCGGAGATCCCGACGGATACGAACTCGCAAGCCGGGTACACGCTCCTCTCGGAGGAACCGGTCGTCGTCGACGATCTGCGAACCGAAGAGCGATTCAGTGGCCCGGATCTCCTCACCGATCACGACGTAGTGAGTGGCATCAGCGTCATCATCGGCACCGTCGACGACCCGTGGGGGATCCTGGGCCTCCATACGACGGACGAGATCGCGTTCACCGACCACGACGTCGACTTCGTCCAGAGCGTCGCCAACCTCCTCGCCGCAGCGATCGAGCGCCACACCTACCAGGACGAACTCGAGGAGACGGTCGCGGAACTCCAGGAGCTGAACACGCGCCTCGAGAAGTTCGCCAGCATGCTCGCCCACGAACTTCGGAACCCGGTGACGATCGGTCAGATCTACGCCCAGCACCTGCCGGAGGAGGCTGCGCCGAAGGCGGTCGAAAACGTCGTGGAGTCGTTCGACCGGATCGAGAACATGATCGACGTGATGCTCGTGTTGACGCGGCGTGGGGACGCCGTCGGGAAGCGTGCACCCGTTTCCCTCGCCGAGATGGCCCGGGACGTCTGGGACGACGTGGAGACCCGCGAGGCGACTTTGGTGGTCGACGTCGACCTCGTGATCGAAGCGGACGAGGTGTACGTACGACACCTGTTCAGGAACCTGTTCGAGAACGCGATTCGACACGGCGGATCGGACGTGATAATCGAGGTCGGAACGGTGGCGGACGGGTTCTACGTGGCCGACGACGGGGACGGCATCCCACCCGAGGACAGGGAGATGGTGTTCAAGCCGGGGTTCACGACGACCGCCGATAGAGATGGGACCGGGCTCGGACTGGCGTTCGTCGACCGACTGGCCGGCGTCTACGGCTGGGAGCGGCGATTGATCGAGAGCGACGCCGGTGGGGCGCGATTCGAGTTTCGGGACGTCGCCGTCAGCGACCAGTCGGGCTGA
- a CDS encoding AzlD family protein — MREGWLSLDPFVVAVVLAMAVLTYLTKVGGLWVLSRLEVSDRLEAGLSVLPGAIVIAILGPELASGGPSEWAAGIVVLAIAWRTENILLALCGGILAVVAFRGLV; from the coding sequence ATGCGTGAGGGATGGCTCTCGCTCGACCCGTTCGTCGTCGCCGTCGTCCTCGCGATGGCCGTCCTCACCTACCTCACGAAGGTCGGCGGACTCTGGGTTCTGAGCCGACTCGAGGTGAGCGACCGCCTCGAGGCCGGACTGTCGGTGCTCCCGGGGGCGATCGTGATCGCGATCCTGGGCCCGGAACTGGCGTCGGGCGGACCGTCCGAGTGGGCCGCTGGAATCGTCGTCCTGGCAATCGCGTGGCGAACTGAGAACATCCTCCTGGCGCTGTGTGGCGGCATCCTCGCTGTCGTGGCGTTTCGCGGGCTGGTATAG